A single window of Flavobacterium aestivum DNA harbors:
- a CDS encoding alpha-ketoglutarate-dependent dioxygenase AlkB family protein, translating into MDLFDNEIGESKNLLPKDGIVNYYGMLFTNQEANHYLDSLLNTIEWKNDQAIIYGKLIITKRKVAWYGDSEFEYTYSNNTKRALPWTKELLELKSIVEERTGETFNSCLLNLYHNGDEGMAWHSDAEKDLKKNGAIGSLSFGAQRKFAFKHKETKETVSLILEHGSLLVMKGTTQTHWLHRLPPTKLVTKPRVNLTFRTIEF; encoded by the coding sequence ATGGATTTATTCGACAACGAAATAGGGGAATCTAAAAATTTATTGCCGAAAGACGGTATTGTAAATTATTATGGAATGCTATTTACCAATCAGGAAGCCAATCATTATTTGGATAGCTTGCTGAATACAATAGAATGGAAAAATGACCAAGCTATTATTTACGGAAAACTAATAATTACAAAACGAAAAGTGGCTTGGTACGGTGACTCCGAGTTTGAATACACTTATTCTAACAATACCAAGCGAGCTTTGCCTTGGACAAAAGAATTACTCGAATTAAAATCTATTGTAGAAGAAAGAACAGGTGAAACATTTAATTCCTGTTTGCTCAATCTATATCACAATGGCGATGAAGGAATGGCCTGGCATAGCGATGCTGAAAAAGACTTAAAAAAGAATGGAGCAATTGGTTCATTAAGTTTTGGGGCACAACGCAAATTTGCATTCAAACATAAAGAAACCAAAGAAACAGTTTCATTAATTTTAGAGCATGGCAGTTTATTGGTGATGAAAGGTACAACGCAAACCCATTGGTTACACAGACTTCCGCCTACTAAACTAGTAACCAAACCAAGAGTAAACTTAACTTTTAGAACAATTGAGTTCTAA
- a CDS encoding PaaI family thioesterase, whose amino-acid sequence MTIDKDKILEYCNQFSKNTLMETLKIEFVDAGDGFLVAKMPVNSLVHQPMGLLHGGASVALAESVGSAASHFFINDKEQEVRGIEISANHLRSIREGVVFGTARIIHKGRSLHLWEIKITDEAGNLISLCKLTNMVLTKEKK is encoded by the coding sequence ATGACAATAGACAAAGATAAAATACTAGAATATTGCAATCAGTTTTCTAAAAACACATTGATGGAAACGTTGAAAATAGAGTTTGTAGATGCAGGTGATGGATTTCTAGTTGCCAAAATGCCGGTTAATTCTTTGGTACACCAACCCATGGGATTGTTACACGGAGGTGCTTCGGTGGCTTTGGCAGAAAGTGTGGGAAGTGCAGCTTCGCATTTTTTTATTAATGATAAAGAACAGGAAGTACGCGGAATTGAGATTTCGGCTAATCATTTAAGAAGTATTCGTGAAGGTGTTGTTTTTGGAACAGCCCGTATTATCCACAAGGGGAGAAGTTTACATCTTTGGGAAATAAAAATAACGGATGAGGCAGGGAATTTAATTTCGCTTTGCAAATTAACCAATATGGTTTTGACGAAAGAGAAAAAGTAG
- a CDS encoding Ada metal-binding domain-containing protein gives MIKHLDISDNDLRQKIRKKEISFGGNRKLNIYGTLQCKSGKRMKRENRVFFASEEEAVKKGFRPCGHCMKTAYKKWIYSTTK, from the coding sequence ATGATAAAGCATCTTGACATAAGTGATAATGATTTGAGGCAAAAAATCAGAAAGAAAGAAATTAGTTTTGGCGGAAATAGAAAACTAAACATATACGGAACACTGCAATGCAAATCAGGTAAACGAATGAAACGGGAGAACAGAGTTTTCTTTGCATCAGAGGAAGAGGCTGTTAAAAAGGGATTTCGACCTTGTGGGCATTGTATGAAAACAGCATATAAAAAATGGATTTATTCGACAACGAAATAG
- a CDS encoding helix-turn-helix domain-containing protein: MENIPIRHIHEIQKEPNLSGRFSIRDIQVLLEGKDMVQELHRHDFFYMLVLEKGSGYHEIDFTEYEICNHSVFLMRPGQVHQLTLKAGSTGYLIHFKTEFFYSQSKLSQQLLRKVSHINFCNLDDSGFKNLYTILASVFKEYCNKLEGYEEVIQSNLNIFFIELIRHRQNKKASATDNNPYAQEQLEKFLELLEANITQYKQVSQYADILNLSTYQLNAITKEVLGKTCSELINEHIILESKRSLLATSNQVNQIAYHLGYDDVSYFIRFFKKHTGHSPEAFRRNFK; the protein is encoded by the coding sequence ATGGAAAACATTCCAATAAGGCATATTCATGAAATCCAGAAAGAACCCAACTTGTCTGGAAGATTTAGCATAAGGGATATTCAAGTGTTGCTAGAAGGCAAAGACATGGTTCAGGAACTTCACAGGCACGATTTTTTCTATATGCTAGTTTTGGAAAAAGGTTCGGGTTATCACGAGATAGACTTTACAGAATATGAGATTTGTAATCATTCTGTATTCTTAATGCGTCCAGGACAGGTGCATCAGCTTACTTTGAAGGCTGGAAGTACAGGATATTTAATTCATTTTAAAACAGAATTCTTTTATTCCCAAAGCAAGTTATCGCAACAACTTTTGCGCAAGGTAAGTCACATCAACTTTTGCAATCTTGATGATAGTGGATTTAAAAACTTGTATACTATTTTGGCTTCCGTTTTTAAAGAGTATTGCAACAAACTGGAAGGATATGAAGAAGTGATTCAATCCAATCTCAATATTTTCTTTATAGAACTAATAAGACATCGCCAAAACAAGAAAGCTTCCGCTACGGATAACAATCCGTATGCACAGGAACAGTTGGAAAAATTCTTAGAACTTTTGGAGGCAAATATTACCCAATATAAGCAAGTGTCTCAATATGCGGATATATTAAATCTCTCGACCTATCAACTGAATGCAATTACTAAAGAGGTTCTAGGTAAAACATGCTCAGAGCTTATAAACGAGCATATTATATTAGAATCTAAAAGATCACTTCTCGCAACTTCTAATCAGGTTAACCAAATAGCTTATCACCTCGGCTATGACGATGTTTCCTATTTTATACGATTTTTTAAAAAACATACCGGACATTCACCGGAAGCATTCCGACGTAATTTTAAATAA
- a CDS encoding class I SAM-dependent methyltransferase — protein sequence MNKAWDKEYKNMWEERYKEVEFAYGKEPNVFFKEWIQKIEPKSILMPADGEGRNGVFAAQLGWEVTSFDLSEEGKSKTMEFAKEMNVSLDYIVGDLEQLEFENESFDAIGLIYAHFSASKKSILHKKLNEYLKPGGMVIFEAFSKKHKELNELNSKVGGPKDINMLFSIAEIKADFENYDIAVLEEKEIILDEGKYHIGKGSVIRFVGIKK from the coding sequence ATGAATAAAGCCTGGGATAAAGAATATAAAAACATGTGGGAGGAGCGATACAAAGAAGTCGAGTTTGCTTACGGTAAAGAACCTAATGTTTTTTTTAAAGAATGGATTCAAAAAATTGAACCAAAATCTATATTGATGCCAGCAGATGGCGAAGGTCGCAACGGAGTGTTTGCAGCACAATTGGGTTGGGAAGTAACATCATTTGATTTGAGTGAAGAAGGAAAGTCAAAGACAATGGAATTTGCAAAAGAAATGAATGTTAGCTTGGATTATATTGTTGGTGACTTGGAACAACTTGAGTTTGAAAATGAGTCATTTGATGCCATAGGTTTGATTTATGCTCATTTCTCTGCCTCAAAAAAATCAATTTTGCACAAGAAATTAAATGAATATCTTAAACCGGGAGGAATGGTTATTTTTGAGGCTTTCAGTAAAAAGCATAAAGAGCTAAATGAACTCAACTCTAAAGTGGGTGGTCCAAAAGATATTAATATGTTGTTTTCTATAGCAGAAATAAAAGCTGATTTCGAAAATTATGATATAGCGGTACTGGAGGAGAAAGAAATCATTTTGGATGAAGGCAAGTATCATATTGGTAAAGGTTCAGTGATCCGATTTGTTGGAATAAAAAAATAA
- a CDS encoding right-handed parallel beta-helix repeat-containing protein yields the protein MRHITLLFLIGIALSFCSCRSDFETVASTGDLTFSKDTVYLDTVFTNLSSSTYTLKVYNHSKNDISIPTIKFNKGLSSKYRMSVDGAQGNQGKMFENVTLLAKDSLYIFIETTVESNVTNPTEFLYTDQIEFDAGANLQKVELVTLVQDAILLYPNRNADGTTETLPIGNEKINGFYLDKNDPIHGNELLFTNKKPYVIYGYAAVPEGETVTFDPGARVYFHSDSGLIVPKNASIHINGTTSTTDKLENEVLFGSDRLQPDFAYVPGQWGTVWLQNGSTNNKIQNLTLKNATVGLLIDNNDGTTVSIKNTQIYNCTHYGIQAKNALIEGENVAINYAGQASLACTYGGNYKFTHCTFNNNWSSPEQVALFISNNSAGATPETKDLTAATFNNCIIYGSYSNEMLLSKKTGAAFEYQFNNCLIKSNNTKDPNYQFDTDPVHYNAIITNKDPKFLNANLNNFNIDNTSSAFAKGNPAYLIPLDILGITRTLPPDLGAYQNKPFPKTK from the coding sequence ATGCGCCACATCACCTTATTATTTTTAATTGGAATAGCACTTTCATTTTGCTCTTGTCGTAGTGATTTTGAGACCGTAGCCAGTACTGGTGATTTGACTTTCTCAAAAGACACTGTCTATCTGGATACCGTTTTTACCAATTTAAGTTCTAGCACCTATACCCTAAAAGTCTATAACCATTCTAAAAATGATATTTCAATTCCAACAATAAAATTCAACAAAGGATTAAGCTCAAAATACCGAATGAGCGTTGATGGTGCACAAGGCAATCAAGGTAAGATGTTCGAAAATGTAACACTATTGGCAAAAGACAGTTTGTATATTTTTATAGAAACAACTGTAGAAAGCAACGTTACTAACCCAACAGAATTTTTATATACCGATCAAATTGAGTTTGACGCTGGAGCTAATCTTCAAAAAGTGGAATTAGTAACTTTAGTACAAGACGCTATTTTATTATATCCTAACCGCAATGCTGACGGAACCACAGAAACACTCCCAATTGGTAATGAAAAAATAAATGGTTTTTATTTGGATAAAAACGATCCAATTCATGGTAATGAACTCCTTTTCACCAACAAAAAGCCTTACGTTATTTATGGATATGCTGCCGTCCCTGAAGGAGAAACCGTAACTTTTGATCCCGGAGCCAGAGTTTATTTTCATTCGGACTCAGGGCTTATCGTACCAAAAAACGCTTCAATACACATAAACGGAACTACTTCTACCACAGATAAACTAGAAAATGAAGTCCTTTTTGGCAGTGATCGTTTACAGCCCGATTTTGCTTATGTACCAGGGCAATGGGGAACTGTTTGGCTACAAAACGGAAGTACTAATAATAAAATCCAAAACCTTACACTCAAAAACGCTACGGTTGGATTACTAATCGATAATAATGACGGAACAACCGTTTCTATAAAAAACACACAGATTTACAACTGTACCCATTACGGAATTCAAGCCAAAAATGCGTTGATAGAAGGAGAGAATGTAGCCATTAATTATGCAGGACAAGCCAGTTTAGCCTGTACATACGGAGGAAATTACAAGTTCACACATTGCACCTTCAACAACAATTGGTCAAGTCCAGAACAAGTGGCGTTATTCATCAGTAATAATAGCGCAGGTGCCACTCCCGAAACCAAAGATCTCACAGCCGCTACATTCAACAATTGCATTATTTATGGTTCTTATTCAAACGAAATGCTTTTAAGTAAAAAAACAGGAGCTGCCTTCGAATACCAATTCAATAATTGCCTAATTAAGTCCAACAACACCAAGGATCCTAATTATCAGTTTGACACTGATCCCGTACATTACAATGCAATTATTACCAATAAAGACCCAAAATTCTTAAATGCCAATTTGAATAATTTTAATATAGACAATACATCATCCGCTTTCGCAAAAGGAAATCCGGCATATTTAATTCCGCTTGATATACTGGGGATTACCAGAACGTTGCCACCTGATTTAGGAGCTTACCAAAACAAACCATTTCCTAAAACGAAATAA
- a CDS encoding alpha/beta fold hydrolase has product MTTFILIHGSWHSSWNWHRVVPILEKQGHKVFAIDLPGMGRDKTPIEEVTLKTTVEQICTLIDSIDGKVVLVGHSKNGIMISQAAEYRPEKIEKLIYLAAYLIPNGKTQADYSLQDVNGVLKPYVTRFPETNSHTLQPEIYKEGLYHDCDDSIFQMAKMILSHESAITANTPMQLTNENFGSVPRYYIECTEDKAVTPFIQQKMYTETVCEKVYQMQTSHSPFFSKPQELCDIFFEIIAN; this is encoded by the coding sequence ATGACAACATTTATTTTAATCCACGGTTCATGGCATAGTTCATGGAATTGGCACAGAGTTGTTCCCATTTTAGAAAAACAAGGTCATAAGGTATTTGCAATCGATTTGCCGGGTATGGGGCGAGATAAAACTCCAATAGAAGAAGTAACATTAAAAACAACAGTTGAGCAAATTTGTACTCTTATCGATAGCATTGATGGCAAAGTTGTACTTGTAGGCCATAGTAAAAACGGTATAATGATTTCGCAAGCGGCAGAATATCGCCCGGAAAAAATCGAAAAATTAATTTACTTGGCTGCCTACTTAATTCCTAATGGCAAAACCCAAGCAGATTATTCTTTGCAAGATGTTAATGGAGTTCTTAAACCTTATGTAACAAGATTTCCAGAAACGAACTCTCATACTTTGCAACCCGAAATTTATAAAGAAGGATTGTATCACGATTGTGATGACAGTATATTTCAAATGGCAAAAATGATACTTAGCCACGAAAGCGCAATAACGGCTAATACACCAATGCAGTTGACCAACGAAAACTTCGGGAGTGTGCCCAGATATTATATAGAATGTACAGAAGACAAAGCTGTAACGCCTTTTATTCAACAAAAAATGTACACTGAGACAGTTTGCGAAAAAGTCTATCAAATGCAGACAAGCCATTCACCATTTTTTAGTAAACCACAAGAATTATGCGACATATTTTTCGAAATAATAGCAAATTAA
- a CDS encoding chorismate-binding protein — MSDFFEKVREQQEQKLPFVLYCKPNSDTIIGMFQHNDTLFNVVDFTEKGFVFASFDGNKTHLIPENESEIIGVAWEKGGVEISGQKSELPSVSEKNDFEKLVSKGIQAIENQDFKKVVLSRKEIVPLESFDLVATFEKLVRLYTNTFVYCFYHPKVGVWLGATPEQLVKANVNVFETMALAGTQKDYGSDKITWEKKEREEQQYVTDYIVDQLQEVALEVSVTEPYSVKAGSVWHLKTDIWGVLNAGFSLKQVVHLLHPTPAVCGLPKEISKNFILENENYDRAFYTGFLGELNSSFAVDSVSSDLFVNLRCMQISDSKAHLYMGCGITKDSIPENEWMESVNKSMTMKRVF; from the coding sequence ATGAGTGATTTTTTTGAAAAAGTTAGAGAGCAACAGGAGCAAAAACTTCCTTTCGTATTGTATTGCAAACCCAATTCAGATACGATAATCGGAATGTTTCAGCATAACGACACATTGTTTAATGTAGTTGATTTTACTGAGAAAGGATTTGTATTTGCTTCTTTCGATGGAAATAAAACGCATTTGATTCCCGAAAATGAATCGGAAATAATTGGAGTTGCATGGGAAAAAGGAGGGGTTGAAATTTCAGGGCAAAAGAGCGAACTTCCGAGTGTTTCAGAAAAAAATGATTTTGAAAAGTTAGTTTCTAAAGGGATTCAAGCCATAGAAAACCAAGATTTTAAGAAAGTAGTTCTTTCTCGAAAAGAAATAGTACCACTGGAAAGTTTTGATTTGGTTGCTACTTTCGAAAAGTTGGTCCGATTGTATACCAATACTTTTGTGTATTGCTTTTATCACCCTAAAGTTGGAGTATGGCTTGGTGCAACTCCGGAGCAATTGGTAAAAGCTAATGTGAATGTTTTTGAAACAATGGCTTTGGCAGGGACACAAAAAGATTATGGCTCTGATAAAATTACATGGGAAAAGAAAGAAAGAGAAGAACAACAATATGTTACCGATTATATTGTAGATCAGCTACAAGAGGTAGCTTTGGAGGTTTCGGTTACTGAACCTTATAGTGTAAAAGCAGGGAGCGTTTGGCACTTGAAAACGGATATTTGGGGTGTTTTGAATGCAGGTTTCAGTTTGAAACAAGTTGTTCATTTATTGCATCCAACCCCAGCAGTTTGTGGATTGCCAAAAGAAATTTCAAAAAATTTTATTTTGGAAAATGAAAATTATGACCGAGCTTTCTATACTGGATTTTTGGGCGAATTGAATTCAAGTTTTGCAGTTGATTCAGTTAGTTCAGATCTTTTTGTGAATTTGCGATGTATGCAAATTAGTGACTCGAAAGCACACCTGTATATGGGATGTGGAATAACCAAAGACAGTATTCCTGAAAATGAATGGATGGAAAGTGTAAATAAGTCAATGACGATGAAGAGAGTTTTTTAG
- the bshB1 gene encoding bacillithiol biosynthesis deacetylase BshB1, which produces MKLDILAFGAHPDDVELGCAGTILKEISLGKTVGIVDLTRGELGTRGSAEIRDQEANAAAKILGVSVRENLSMRDGFFVNDEKHQLQVIQMIRKYQPEIVLCNAIDDRHIDHGKGSKLVSDACFLSGLQKIETTLDGVIQKAWRPKVVYHYIQWKNIEPDFVVDITGFTETKIESILAYRSQFYDPNSKEPESPISSKNFMESLSYRSRDLGRLTGVEYAEGFTVERCLAVNSLGNLM; this is translated from the coding sequence ATGAAATTAGATATACTAGCTTTTGGCGCACATCCGGATGATGTAGAATTGGGATGTGCCGGAACAATCTTAAAAGAGATTTCTTTAGGTAAAACAGTAGGGATTGTTGATTTGACCCGTGGAGAACTTGGTACTCGAGGTTCAGCCGAGATTCGCGATCAGGAAGCAAATGCTGCTGCAAAAATATTAGGGGTTTCTGTTAGGGAAAATTTGAGTATGCGAGATGGTTTTTTTGTAAATGACGAAAAACATCAGTTGCAAGTCATTCAAATGATTCGAAAATACCAACCAGAGATCGTATTGTGCAATGCTATAGATGATAGACATATCGATCATGGCAAAGGCAGCAAATTGGTATCGGATGCTTGTTTTTTATCTGGCTTGCAAAAAATCGAAACGACTTTGGATGGTGTCATTCAAAAAGCTTGGAGACCCAAAGTGGTGTATCATTATATACAATGGAAAAACATAGAGCCAGATTTTGTAGTAGACATAACTGGATTTACGGAAACTAAGATAGAATCGATACTGGCATATCGTTCGCAGTTTTATGATCCAAATTCAAAAGAACCAGAGTCTCCAATATCGAGTAAAAACTTCATGGAAAGCCTAAGTTATCGTTCTAGAGATCTAGGTAGGCTAACTGGAGTAGAATATGCTGAAGGTTTTACAGTAGAGAGATGTTTGGCTGTCAATAGTTTAGGAAATTTGATGTAA
- a CDS encoding NAD(P)/FAD-dependent oxidoreductase, whose product MKVNKQFDVIIVGGSYSGLAAGMALGRALKNVLIIDSGKPCNAQTPQSHNFLTQDGKTPTEIASLGKQQVQMYSTVAFFNGLAINGKKTENGFEIQIDSGEIFSAEKLIFATGIKDAMPAIEGFKDCWGISVLHCPYCHGYEVRNEKTGILGNGDHGYELSILISNWTNDLVLFTNGKSALTVEQTEKLKKHHIKIEEKEVGRLEHSNGYLQNIVFKDGTKSSLKVMYSRNSFKQHCFIPETLGCQLTDEGYIKVDPFQETTVQGVFACGDNVTRIRTVANAVAMGTSAGMTASKKMILEQF is encoded by the coding sequence ATGAAAGTTAATAAACAATTTGATGTAATAATAGTAGGAGGTAGCTACTCAGGACTTGCAGCCGGTATGGCTTTGGGCAGGGCGCTGAAAAATGTTTTAATTATTGATAGCGGAAAACCATGTAATGCACAAACACCTCAGTCGCATAACTTCCTTACTCAAGACGGGAAAACCCCGACCGAAATAGCAAGTTTAGGGAAACAACAAGTTCAAATGTATAGTACCGTAGCGTTTTTTAATGGATTGGCAATAAATGGTAAGAAAACTGAAAATGGTTTTGAAATTCAAATAGATTCAGGCGAAATATTTAGTGCAGAGAAATTGATTTTTGCAACTGGAATCAAAGATGCTATGCCAGCCATTGAAGGATTTAAGGACTGTTGGGGTATTTCGGTATTGCATTGTCCTTATTGTCATGGATATGAAGTAAGAAATGAAAAAACCGGCATTTTAGGTAATGGAGATCATGGTTATGAACTATCGATACTAATTTCTAACTGGACAAATGATTTAGTGTTATTTACCAACGGAAAGTCAGCTTTGACAGTTGAACAAACCGAAAAACTCAAAAAGCATCACATAAAAATAGAAGAGAAGGAAGTGGGAAGATTGGAACACAGCAATGGATATCTTCAAAATATCGTTTTCAAAGACGGCACAAAGTCTTCCTTAAAAGTGATGTATTCACGCAATTCATTCAAACAACATTGCTTTATTCCGGAAACCTTAGGTTGCCAATTGACTGATGAAGGTTATATTAAAGTAGATCCTTTTCAGGAAACCACTGTTCAAGGAGTTTTTGCCTGTGGTGATAATGTAACACGCATTCGGACAGTTGCCAATGCTGTAGCCATGGGAACATCAGCAGGAATGACTGCGAGTAAAAAAATGATTTTAGAACAATTTTAA
- a CDS encoding short chain dehydrogenase, which produces MKIIIVGATGTMGKHLSSAFEKEHEIIRVGSNSGDFQVDITSTESIENLFEQVGQFDALISTAGPTHVGPWKKMTDKEFRKGIDGKMMGQINLVLIGQHYINPKGSFTLITGGLTYEPQLNFANAAAANGAVEAFVRAAAIELENNIRINAVSPTVIEDSPQYFPYFPGEVPVTMQQLEYGFRKSVFGANTGQVIKPY; this is translated from the coding sequence ATGAAAATTATCATCGTAGGTGCAACGGGCACCATGGGTAAGCACTTATCGAGTGCATTCGAAAAAGAACATGAAATTATAAGAGTGGGGTCTAATAGTGGAGACTTTCAGGTAGACATCACATCGACTGAATCAATAGAAAATCTATTTGAACAAGTAGGGCAGTTTGATGCTCTTATATCTACAGCAGGACCAACGCATGTAGGTCCTTGGAAGAAAATGACCGACAAGGAATTCAGAAAAGGAATTGATGGGAAAATGATGGGGCAAATCAATTTGGTTCTCATTGGTCAACATTATATCAATCCCAAAGGGTCATTTACATTAATCACAGGTGGTCTAACCTATGAACCACAATTGAATTTTGCCAATGCAGCTGCAGCAAATGGCGCAGTCGAAGCTTTTGTTCGGGCTGCGGCGATTGAATTGGAAAATAATATTCGTATAAACGCAGTAAGCCCAACGGTTATAGAAGATTCTCCTCAATATTTTCCTTATTTCCCTGGTGAAGTCCCTGTAACAATGCAGCAACTGGAATATGGCTTTCGCAAAAGCGTATTTGGTGCTAACACGGGGCAAGTCATAAAACCATATTAA
- a CDS encoding bifunctional helix-turn-helix domain-containing protein/methylated-DNA--[protein]-cysteine S-methyltransferase, with protein sequence MTEQQNINYKRIAEAIEYIKTNFKEQPNLDEVAKKVHLSSFHFQRLFSEWAGTSPKKFLQYTTVEYAKTLLKENQVTLFETAHEAGLSGTGRLHDLFVNIEGMTPAEYKNGGQYLTINYSYAESPFGNIIVASTAKGICYMAFVDDESTAFSTMQNHFPNATFRQLLDSIQQNALYIFTHDWTKLDQIKLHLKGTDFQLKVWETLLKIPMGQLTTYGAIANKIENPNASRAVGTAIGSNPVAFLIPCHRVIQSTGMFGGYMWGTTRKTAIIGWEGTKKHLEF encoded by the coding sequence ATGACTGAGCAACAAAATATCAATTATAAACGCATTGCAGAAGCAATCGAATATATTAAAACCAACTTCAAAGAGCAACCCAATCTTGACGAAGTTGCAAAGAAAGTTCATTTAAGTTCATTTCATTTTCAACGACTTTTTAGTGAATGGGCAGGAACAAGTCCAAAGAAATTTTTGCAATACACTACTGTAGAATATGCAAAAACATTATTGAAAGAAAATCAAGTGACACTTTTTGAAACGGCACATGAAGCTGGACTTTCAGGTACAGGGAGATTACATGATCTGTTTGTCAATATTGAAGGTATGACTCCTGCTGAATACAAAAATGGAGGGCAATATTTGACTATAAATTACAGTTATGCCGAAAGTCCATTTGGGAATATTATAGTAGCATCTACTGCAAAAGGGATTTGTTATATGGCATTTGTCGATGATGAATCTACTGCATTTTCAACAATGCAAAATCATTTTCCAAATGCCACTTTCAGGCAACTACTTGATTCGATTCAGCAAAATGCGCTCTATATTTTTACCCATGATTGGACAAAATTAGACCAAATAAAACTGCATTTGAAAGGGACAGATTTTCAACTCAAAGTATGGGAAACACTTTTAAAAATTCCGATGGGGCAACTTACAACCTATGGAGCGATTGCCAATAAGATTGAGAACCCAAATGCATCGAGAGCAGTAGGTACAGCCATTGGGAGTAATCCCGTAGCATTTTTAATCCCTTGTCATCGAGTGATTCAATCCACAGGAATGTTTGGCGGTTATATGTGGGGAACTACCAGAAAAACGGCTATAATAGGGTGGGAAGGAACAAAAAAGCATTTAGAATTTTAA
- a CDS encoding 2OG-Fe(II) oxygenase, with the protein MEVKQKVASINWQNIVEEMHEKGFAIIPKFLTSDQCAELINGYTNTNAYRKTVVMERYRFGLGEYKYFNYPLPNLIQSIRESVYPKLAPIANAWMKVLNIPVTFPNAHQELLEQCHENNQLKATVLILKYGKGGYNTLHQDLYGEVYFPIQTVLFLNEPDEDFIGGEFVLTQQTPRAQSKAIVLRPKKGDMLIFTTNFRPIKGSKGYYRVNMKHGVSEVHSGERHTLGIIFHDALS; encoded by the coding sequence ATGGAGGTAAAACAAAAAGTAGCGTCAATCAATTGGCAAAACATAGTCGAAGAAATGCATGAAAAAGGATTTGCTATAATTCCAAAATTCTTGACAAGCGATCAATGCGCCGAATTGATAAATGGTTATACTAACACAAACGCTTACAGAAAAACGGTAGTGATGGAGCGCTACCGTTTTGGTTTGGGCGAATACAAATATTTCAATTATCCGTTGCCTAATCTCATTCAGAGTATTAGAGAAAGTGTATATCCAAAACTGGCACCAATTGCAAATGCTTGGATGAAAGTGCTGAATATCCCTGTGACTTTCCCAAATGCACACCAAGAACTTTTAGAACAATGCCATGAAAATAATCAGCTAAAAGCAACCGTTTTGATTCTTAAATATGGCAAAGGCGGATACAACACTTTGCATCAGGATTTGTATGGAGAGGTATATTTTCCGATTCAAACAGTTTTATTTCTTAATGAACCTGATGAAGATTTTATTGGTGGCGAATTTGTGCTGACCCAACAAACACCAAGGGCACAATCAAAAGCGATAGTATTAAGACCTAAAAAAGGGGATATGTTAATTTTTACAACTAACTTTCGACCAATTAAAGGAAGCAAAGGATATTATCGTGTAAACATGAAACATGGAGTAAGCGAAGTACATAGCGGTGAGCGACATACTTTGGGAATTATTTTTCACGATGCTTTGAGTTAG